The sequence AGGATTGGTCAGTCACAATGATGGATtagtaattttttcttaggGTCGTTCGCACTCTTAAAGTTTCAAGGTTTGATGCGGTTCATATATGTCAATCTTGTTTAGACATCTTAGTGCATATGTATTATCCGGGTAACCAAAATGACACAATTTTAACGAATCAACAAGTAACATTTTGTAGAGTATttaataaaggaaaaagagatAGTACATAAAGCTGAGTTAGCAAATTAAGGGTTTACATGCATGTGATAGAGGGTTGATATGTATGTACTTGACTGTTGTGTTGTTGTATTGTAAAGCTGTCtcatttttggtttttgtcACTTGCTTTTGATGTCACAATGGAGTCAAGTAATGAAGgtaataaatatataatacaaATGTGTAATTGTGGAAGCTTTGGGAATGAGAGTGTTCATTGATTTCCgttcttgtcttcttcctctttcttcttcttgtcttcttcctcattcttcttcttgtcttcttcctcattcttcttcttgtcttcttcctctttcttcttcttgtcttcttcctctttcttcttcttgtcttcttcctcattcttcttcttgtcttcttcctctttcttcttcttgtcttcttcctctttcttcttcttatcttcttcctctttattattttttccctCCTTCTCTTCCTCATTGTTTTTCccctcttcctctttcttcttgtcttcctcttccttcttctttttttcatcttcctccttcttcttattttcctcttcttctatcttcttcttgtcttcctctttattatttcccccctcttcctctttcttcttgtcttcttcttccttcttcttcttgtcttcttcttccttcttctttttttcctcttcctccttcttcttcttttcctcttcctccttcttcttcttcttctcctcttcttccttcttcttcttcttcttctcctcttcttctttcttcttcttatcttccttctccttcttctttcttttctcaactACTTTAGCATACGCAATATCTTCGTATATGATAATAGGATCTTTATCAAACATCAAAACACCTTTCCTATTGGCATCGGATAAAGTTGGAGCAAAAAGATCGAGCCCGTAGGAGTTCAGATCCAAAAAGGTGTTACTGGTAAAATTTAAACCAGATTTAAAATCTACTGGATTTACATTAGCGTCGCTAACGGGGATAAAGTCATCAGTATTATCGTTTACAAGTGAGCTCGTTCCATCTAATGTAATATTGAAAAGCGTAAAGTTCTTGTATTTCAAGCCCTCAGACAAGTGAATAATTTTACCAACGTATTCTTCGTGAACCATATTAGTGACTTGGTCTAGTACAGTCTGGTTCATGGATTCTGATAACTTTCTCCACATGGCTTTTTCGTAGCTGAAAATAAACGGATCCTTTGCAGGAGAGCTTAATTTGGGAGCGACGTTAATCCGCAATTGGTGTAAgagcttttttctttcgaTGAATGTCAGGTTTTGACAGTATTGAATTTCTAATTCCTTTTGTCTATATGCAGTGACATTGAATGAATTGTACAAGTTGGTGAAGACCTCGATAAACCCTGATTTTGGGATGTTACTATAAATCAAACGAACGTCATTCATAGACaagtttttaaaagaatattcagAGACCTTATTGTAGTCGAAAAGTTTAGATTCGAATTTGGTGGTAGAAATTTCCTTTAAGAGGTTAGGGTTCCATGAATTGATACTGGGGATGTTAGGATACCACGAATTGATATTACTGCATTTCTTTAGGCCGTCATAATCGAACCAGAATCTAAATTCGGGCAGGTAAGCTGTATTCTTGAAGGAGTCGAAGGCATATCTATCAGGGACGTGATACTCGTTATGCAAACAATTGGTGTGTCTGTGGGGGATCAACGCAGGTACACCGTGGAACACAGTATTGATTAGGGGAGACAATTCGTCGAAAGAATTAAAATGATTGTTTCTACAGTTATAAAGTCTGAGTTTGTCATTGATGTAAtatctttgttttggaTTCAGTTTATTTTCGATTGTCTTGGAGTTAGGCAATTCCTCcagttcctttttcaaaaggtcTTTCAAATTGGTATCGGTGGGGACtcttttatgttttttattctcCTCGCCTGTGATATAATCGTTCAGTTCACTGATGTTTAGAATGGCCATATTGACCAATCCATCATTTAATTGCTTGGGCACATTGGCGGTCTCGCCGTCTGATTCCGGAATGTGTTTAATGTCCAACTCTTCCTCTTTCAAGCGTTCTTCGATGTATGAGTTCAAATAGTCTCTACTGGGGGCGGAAGTACTGGCCAACCCGGTGATGTCGATATATAGACCGGTGTCCACATCGATGAATCTTGCGTCAATGTTGTTTTTACCGTTACCGTTGATCCTCACCGTTAAGGAGTCGCTGACGTCGAGGAAATAACGGCCGTTGCCCTCTCTTGGATCTTCCAAGATCAGAGATTGGTTAAAGTATTGACTGAGCAATTGCAGATGCTTGATAGGCATTTGCAGATCGAAATCGTTGTCCCAGGGGAAAGCCAGCCCATTATAGAGGTAGCCGTACAGCGTACCATGAGACAGCCAAGATACGATACCGTTGGCCTTTGTAAGCTTCTGGAAAGTCCTGATCATCGAGTTTAACCTTGCCTGGTATTCCTGTTTGTCGTTGATCAGGGTATCACCGTTAAAGAATCGTTTGTCACGATGGAACCCCATACCTTTATACTGTTTGACACCGCCGGCCTCGtagaagaattttttttgcaaggCAGGATTCGTTGTTATAGAGCGTTTCAAACTGTTCAAATAGTTTTCGTTGTGAGCGGAAAACTCGTTCGGGTGGAGCATCTTGAGTGATTCTAAATCTTCGATTTTCTCGGAGGCATCGAACCTGAAGTCAGAGGGAGACAGGTAGACCAAGTCCTTGTCGAAAGTGGATTTGTCTGTTTCCTTCATGTCGAGCTTGTAACGGGAGTTCAGTTGTTCGTCCGAGACGAATTTCTGGAAGAGCGAGTTGTGGTTGAACTCGACGTCCTggttctgtttctttttccgCTTGTTGGTGGAGTTCACGTTGTCTGCGATGTATTTCTGCAGGAGGCCAGATTGCACCAAATTCTTAGACTTGTCGGTTTGCAAGGGCACCTGGTAGGTGGCGTTGTCCGACTCGATGATTGAGATGGACAGCGGATGCGACTGCGAGGTTAAAATGTAGTTTCTGGCCTGCAGTTGGTAAACTTCGGGCCTGACCTTGTCGTAGAGCTCCTTTATACGGAACTGCGTGTTGAACTTCAAGTCCTTGGGGGAGCCCTTGCCCTTTGGGGTGAACAGCTTGGAACAATGCTTGTCCAGCTCCTTGGTTTCTTTAATTCTGTCGAGTTTTCTGGCGGCCCTGTACCACAGTTTTTGGTCGTACTTGAGTCTATCGTACAGGAACAGCGGTTCGCTCAGCTCTTTCTCGATGGAGTCAAGAGACTCCTTGTCGAAGGCGGACTGGAAGAGGAAGTTACAGGGCAAGACggttttttcaatggaGATGAGCTTGTTCAGTTCATGGAAGCTTGTCCAGTCGTACCAGGAAAAGGGAAGTTTTTCCTGGCCGGCGTTGCTGTTCTCCAAATGGTTCAGAATGACGGACCATGTGAGTCGCGGGTCGAAGTCGTAGAACTTCAAATCGTCGACGGATGAGAGCTTGGTGCCCTTTTGCGGGCCCACCTTGACGGTGAGCAGGTCATTCTGCAGTGTGTACTCGCTGGCCCATCTGGGCTGGGTGCTAAACTTGAGGTTCTCGTACAGCTTCTTGGCGGTCTGGATCTCGCGGTTATCTTTTAAGGCGAACGAAGATGCCACGCGGCCATACCACGAGTCGTCGTCGTCGCTCTGTAGATAGCCGTTGTCTGGATCGGCCGCGATGCGTTGAGGTGAGTTCGACCAAATGAACGCTATGATGATGATCTGTAGCAGAATGAGTGGGAATAGAACCCGTCTGAGCGGGTAGTGCTTGGCACGCAGCAGACCAGACAGGAGCCTGCGATGGAGGGAATATGATATTCGCTGTAGCATGCCTGAAGATGATTATCTGCGTAGGGTGTAGTGGAAAATGAGTAGTGTAATTATGATGACGGGTAGTAGATCGGGACAAGATAGAAAAAACGTGCTTCTTTAATTTACTTATCTATCAGTTATAGGAAGGGGGGTGAGAAGCCTATGTGTAGTCGAGATCTGTACGTGAAAAAACGAAACCCAACGGCTCGAGCACCGATAGCTTAAAAaggttaaagaaaaaagaaacaaaaaagtaAACGTCAGCAACCGCGTAGGTCATAAGTCAGACACTTTCTGGCTAGCGGTTTTTTNNNNNNNNNNNNNNNNNNNNNNNNNNNNNNNNNNNNNNNNNNNNNNNNNNNNNNNNNNNNNNNNNNNNNNNNNNNNNNNNNNNNNNNNNNNNNNNNNNNNNNNNNNNNNNNNNNNNNNNNNNNNNNNNNNNNNNNNNNNNNNNNNNNNNNNNNNNNNNNNNNNNNNNNNNNNNNNNNNNNNNNNNNNNNNNNNNNNNNNNNNNNNNNNNNNNNNNNNNNNNNNNNNNNNNNNNNNNNNNNNNNNNNNNNNNNNNNNNNNNNNNNNNNNNNNNNNNNNNNNNNNNNNNNNNNNNNNNNNNNNNNNNNNNNNNNNNNNNNNNNNNNNNNNNNNNNNNNNNNNNNNNNNNNNNNNNNNNNNNNNNNNNNNNNNNNNNNNNNNNNNNNNNNNNNNNNNNNNNNNNNNNNNNNNNNNNNNNNNNNNNNNNNNNNNNNNNNNNNNNNNNNNNNNNNNNNNNNNNNNNNNNNNNNNNNNNNNNNNNNNNNNNNNNNNNNNNNNNNNNNNNNNNNNNNNNNNNNNNNNNNNNNNNNNNNNNNNNNNNNNNNNNNNNNNNNNNNNNNNNNNNNNNNNNNNNNNNNNNNNNNNNNNNNNNNNNNNNNNNNNNNNNNNNNNNNNNNNNNNNNNNNNNNNNNNNNNNNNNNNNNNNNNNNNNNNNNNNNNNNNNNNNNNNNNNNNNNNNNNNNNNNNNNNNNNNNNNNNNNNNNNNNNNNNNNNNNNNNNNNNNNNNNNNNNNNNNNNNNNNNNNNNNNNNNNNNNNNNNNNNNNNNNNNNNNNNNNNNNNNNNNNNNNNNNNNNNNNNNNNNNNNNNNNNNNNNNNNNNNNNNNNNNNNNNNNNNNNNNNNNNNNNNNNNNNNNNNNNNNNNNNNNNNNNNNNNNNNNNNNNNNNNNNNNNNNNNNNNNNNNNNNNNNNNNNNNNNNNNNNNNNNNNNNNNNNNNNNNNNNNNNNNNNNNNNNNNNNNNNNNNNNNNNNNNNNNNNNNNNNNNNNNNNNNNNNNNNNNNNNNNNNNNNNNNNNNNNNNNNNNNNNNNNNNNNNNNNNNNNNNNNNNNNNNNNNNNNNNNNNNNNNNNNNNNNNNNNNNNNNNNNNNNNNNNNNNNNNNNNNNNNNNNNNNNNNNNNNNNNNNNNNNNNNNNNNNNNNNNNNNNNNNNNNNTGGTATTCTGTGCCTGGCCCCGGGCGGTAGTTGCCGCGTTCGCGGAAGCCGCGGTTGTGTAAGCGCACAAAGTTGTCGTACGCGGCACAGTAATCGCGGAAGCCGCTGTCAAAAGTGCACGACTCCATGAAAGGAATGGTGTTGTTGACGAGTGTCATGAGAATGATGCCCAAGCCGTAGCAGTCCAGTGCGCGAGGGTCGTAAGGCTGCTGCAGTTTCCGGTCGTAGTGCTTCTTGCTGTCGTAGTACATCACCTCCGGCGGGGCATAGGGCGGCGAGCCGATCATGCCTGCGCATTGTTTCACCGGGCTGGCCGGGTCGTGCGGGTCCTTGTGGTACCAGTCAGAGATGCCGAAGTCTGTCAGCTTGCACACGCCGTCCGGCGATAGTAGCACGTTCTCCGGTTTGATGTCGCGATGGGCAATGCCCTGGTCGTGGCAGAACTTCACGCCGCGCGCCACCTGCTTGAAGATGCAAAACTTCTCCGCCAGTGCCACGTTTCGCCACCCGGACCTTTGGATCATCGCAAACAGGTCGCGCAGGCCCAACTCCATCACGAACCCCCAGCCGCGCGTGGTGTACACTGTGGTGGGCACTTTGACCAGCAGGAAAGTGTTGGTGATGTGCACGTGGCCGCTCAGTTGTTTCGCGATGATGAACTCCCTCGAGCAGCGCTGGTAGAACTTCTCCGGCGTCTCGTCGTAGATCATGTTCAGCTTTTTGAGGGCAAACACGTCCTTCTTGCGGAACTTGGACCGGACCTTGCGGACTTCGCACGAGCCGCCCCAGCCGATGGTTTTGTTCTCGTCGTCGAACACGAAGTTGTCGGACATCTGCACGCTGACCTCCTTCATGGTGTCTGGTAGATACTCGTTCGGGTCCACGATGGGGATGGGCAGCATGCGGATGTTAGAGTCGCCGTCGTGCAGGTAGAACCCGAGGTCCGGGTCCTTCTTTGTGGGCGTGGAGACCGAGGACAGCGACGTGCCCGCCGTGGACACGCCGTACGGGTTGTACACGATGCGCTCGTTGCTGAGCTTCGTGCTCGACGCATGGCGGGGCGTGGACGGGTATCTGTTCGCTCTGGGGGTGGAAGAAGGTATGCCGGTGGCCCTGGATGATGAACGGGTGCTGTCCGTGTGGACAAACGGATTGGTGAGGCGGGAGCTTTTCAACGAGCTGGAGGATTTTGAGCTAGAGGCCACGCTCTTGGCCGCACTAGCAGAGTGGATGTCCGGGGGGAGCGAcgccttcttcttcaacttgCTCTCGTGCCTCGAGCTCAGCAGCTTCTTGCCGAAAAACTTTAATGCGGACACTGAGGAGATGGATTGCTGGGATATTTTGGTGGATTGATTGTTGGGGGCGGTCATTGGTTTGCGGTGCGGCTCAAGAAGCATTGGATGGGCGGGTAGGGTATCGTGCTGTTACTTTGGGTTGATGCAGGTTTATAAATACATAGAGAACTGTTTCCTATGGTACACGGTTATTGCTTTCCGTGACTTTAGCGAAATGAAAGGGGGAATGAAGGCGTGTCGTGTACACAGGCTTTAGAGCAACTAACTAACAGGTCAGgaggta is a genomic window of Saccharomyces eubayanus strain FM1318 chromosome XI, whole genome shotgun sequence containing:
- the MNN4 gene encoding Mnn4p — translated: MLQRISYSLHRRLLSGLLRAKHYPLRRVLFPLILLQIIIIAFIWSNSPQRIAADPDNGYLQSDDDDSWYGRVASSFALKDNREIQTAKKLYENLKFSTQPRWASEYTLQNDLLTVKVGPQKGTKLSSVDDLKFYDFDPRLTWSVILNHLENSNAGQEKLPFSWYDWTSFHELNKLISIEKTVLPCNFLFQSAFDKESLDSIEKELSEPLFLYDRLKYDQKLWYRAARKLDRIKETKELDKHCSKLFTPKGKGSPKDLKFNTQFRIKELYDKVRPEVYQLQARNYILTSQSHPLSISIIESDNATYQVPLQTDKSKNLVQSGLLQKYIADNVNSTNKRKKKQNQDVEFNHNSLFQKFVSDEQLNSRYKLDMKETDKSTFDKDLVYLSPSDFRFDASEKIEDLESLKMLHPNEFSAHNENYLNSLKRSITTNPALQKKFFYEAGGVKQYKGMGFHRDKRFFNGDTLINDKQEYQARLNSMIRTFQKLTKANGIVSWLSHGTLYGYLYNGLAFPWDNDFDLQMPIKHLQLLSQYFNQSLILEDPREGNGRYFLDVSDSLTVRINGNGKNNIDARFIDVDTGLYIDITGLASTSAPSRDYLNSYIEERLKEEELDIKHIPESDGETANVPKQLNDGLVNMAILNISELNDYITGEENKKHKRVPTDTNLKDLLKKELEELPNSKTIENKLNPKQRYYINDKLRLYNCRNNHFNSFDELSPLINTVFHGVPALIPHRHTNCLHNEYHVPDRYAFDSFKNTAYLPEFRFWFDYDGLKKCSNINSWYPNIPSINSWNPNLLKEISTTKFESKLFDYNKVSEYSFKNLSMNDVRLIYSNIPKSGFIEVFTNLYNSFNVTAYRQKELEIQYCQNLTFIERKKLLHQLRINVAPKLSSPAKDPFIFSYEKAMWRKLSESMNQTVLDQVTNMVHEEYVGKIIHLSEGLKYKNFTLFNITLDGTSSLVNDNTDDFIPVSDANVNPVDFKSGLNFTSNTFLDLNSYGLDLFAPTLSDANRKGVLMFDKDPIIIYEDIAYAKVVEKRKKKEKEDKKKKEEEEKKKKKKEEEEKKKKKEEEEKKKKEEEEKKKKEEEDKKKKEEEDKKKEEEGGNNKEEDKKKIEEEENKKKEEDEKKKKEEEDKKKEEEGKNNEEEKEGKNNKEEEDKKKKEEEDKKKKEEEDKKKNEEEDKKKKEEEDKKKKEEEDKKKNEEEDKKKNEEEDKKKKEEEDKNGNQ
- the PTK1 gene encoding putative serine/threonine protein kinase PTK1 gives rise to the protein MLLEPHRKPMTAPNNQSTKISQQSISSVSALKFFGKKLLSSRHESKLKKKASLPPDIHSASAAKSVASSSKSSSSLKSSRLTNPFVHTDSTRSSSRATGIPSSTPRANRYPSTPRHASSTKLSNERIVYNPYGVSTAGTSLSSVSTPTKKDPDLGFYLHDGDSNIRMLPIPIVDPNEYLPDTMKEVSVQMSDNFVFDDENKTIGWGGSCEVRKVRSKFRKKDVFALKKLNMIYDETPEKFYQRCSREFIIAKQLSGHVHITNTFLLVKVPTTVYTTRGWGFVMELGLRDLFAMIQRSGWRNVALAEKFCIFKQVARGVKFCHDQGIAHRDIKPENVLLSPDGVCKLTDFGISDWYHKDPHDPASPVKQCAGMIGSPPYAPPEVMYYDSKKHYDRKLQQPYDPRALDCYGLGIILMTLVNNTIPFMESCTFDSGFRDYCAAYDNFVRLHNRGFRERGNYRPGPGTEY